The following proteins are encoded in a genomic region of Arcobacter cloacae:
- the dnaA gene encoding chromosomal replication initiator protein DnaA gives MTSKDFLTIIQKEATKTDYERYLKQLVYKKVSSDEKIAIFEVNNKYIASWIKSKFTNLIQHCFEIYDGSKPTIEIKLAGEKKSKKEILKEQVQNQTAESTILNPSYTFDSFVVGPSNQMAYNASLAVSNKPGIQYNPLFIYGGTGLGKTHLLQAVGNHAIEKGNTVIYVTIEQFMNDFTFSLKNKSMEHFRNKYRKCDVLLIDDIQFLSGKEQTQEEFFHTFNELHNAKKQIVMTSDRLPSQIAGLVDRLKSRFEWGLTADVQIPGLETKIAIIEKKSELNGISLSREIINFIATTLDNSIREIEGVLIRINASASLLNQEITLQMVQGLLKDQIKETKENIKLPDVINIVANQLNIKPSDIKSKKRTATVANARRIVIYLTRELTHNSMPDIAKFLGMKDHSSISHNIKKANELIEKDENFKVIIENLKNKIINKEW, from the coding sequence ATGACAAGCAAAGATTTTCTAACAATTATTCAAAAAGAAGCTACAAAAACTGACTATGAAAGATACTTAAAGCAGTTAGTTTACAAAAAAGTATCTTCTGATGAAAAAATTGCCATTTTTGAAGTAAATAACAAGTATATAGCCTCTTGGATAAAGAGTAAATTTACTAATTTAATTCAACACTGCTTTGAAATTTACGATGGTTCAAAACCTACTATTGAAATAAAACTTGCTGGTGAAAAAAAATCTAAAAAAGAGATTTTAAAAGAACAAGTTCAAAATCAAACAGCGGAAAGTACAATACTTAATCCCTCTTATACTTTTGATTCATTCGTAGTTGGTCCTTCAAATCAAATGGCTTATAATGCTTCACTTGCTGTTTCAAATAAGCCAGGAATTCAATATAATCCTTTATTCATTTATGGAGGAACTGGGCTTGGAAAAACTCACCTTTTACAAGCTGTTGGAAATCATGCAATTGAAAAAGGTAATACTGTTATTTATGTAACAATCGAACAATTTATGAATGATTTTACCTTCTCTTTAAAAAATAAAAGTATGGAACATTTTAGAAACAAATATAGAAAATGTGACGTTCTTTTAATAGATGATATTCAATTTTTAAGTGGAAAAGAACAGACTCAAGAGGAGTTTTTTCACACTTTTAATGAACTTCATAACGCAAAAAAACAAATAGTAATGACAAGTGATAGACTTCCATCTCAAATTGCTGGACTTGTAGACAGATTAAAATCAAGATTTGAATGGGGATTGACAGCTGATGTTCAAATTCCAGGACTTGAAACGAAAATTGCTATTATTGAAAAAAAATCTGAATTAAATGGAATCTCACTAAGTAGAGAAATCATTAATTTTATTGCAACAACACTTGATAACTCTATTAGAGAAATTGAAGGTGTTTTAATAAGAATTAATGCAAGTGCCTCTTTATTAAATCAAGAAATTACTTTACAAATGGTTCAAGGTTTATTAAAAGATCAAATAAAAGAGACAAAAGAGAATATAAAACTTCCTGATGTTATAAATATTGTTGCAAATCAATTAAATATTAAACCAAGTGATATAAAATCTAAAAAAAGAACAGCAACAGTAGCAAATGCAAGAAGAATTGTTATATATCTAACAAGAGAATTAACTCATAACTCTATGCCAGATATTGCAAAGTTCTTAGGAATGAAAGATCATAGTTCAATTTCTCATAATATCAAAAAAGCAAATGAACTAATTGAAAAAGATGAAAACTTTAAAGTAATCATTGAAAATTTAAAAAATAAAATTATAAATAAGGAGTGGTAA
- the dnaN gene encoding DNA polymerase III subunit beta: MRFVITKNIFENVIASMQPFLEKKDSSSITSHIYLEINNTKLIIKATDYEIGLESYIDNITDMVDGKITVNGSNLLGIIKRLKNEDIIIESLNNNLIIKQNKSTFKLPTYDANEFPSLNKYENLKDLSMSTINFINSIRKITPAIDNNNPKFELNGALLDIKSQKINFVSTDTRRLAVSFLQNINNDEVQFIIPKKAIIEIQKLFLDEAKISYDDTNLVISNEHTKFFTKLINGKFPDYERIIPNTLKYNFPLPKNVLVESIKLVTSLFSNIKITFNSTSIIFESLDEDSEAKTQIDIDLNIEKEFYLAVNAKYLLDFLSMSNNDKIKIGFNESNLPFLLEDDKFFTIVMPIVLEK; this comes from the coding sequence ATGAGGTTTGTAATTACAAAAAATATATTCGAAAATGTTATAGCTTCTATGCAACCTTTTTTAGAAAAAAAAGACTCTAGCTCAATAACATCACATATATATTTAGAAATCAATAACACAAAATTAATTATCAAAGCAACAGATTATGAAATTGGTTTAGAATCATATATTGATAATATTACTGATATGGTAGATGGAAAAATTACAGTAAACGGTTCTAATTTATTAGGAATTATTAAAAGATTAAAAAATGAAGATATTATAATTGAATCTTTAAATAACAATTTAATTATAAAACAAAATAAATCTACATTTAAATTACCTACTTATGATGCAAATGAATTTCCTTCATTAAACAAATATGAAAATTTAAAAGATTTATCAATGTCAACAATAAACTTCATTAATTCTATAAGAAAAATTACACCTGCAATTGATAATAATAATCCTAAATTTGAATTAAATGGTGCATTACTTGATATTAAAAGTCAAAAAATCAATTTTGTTTCAACTGATACTAGAAGATTAGCAGTCTCTTTTTTACAAAATATAAATAATGATGAAGTTCAATTTATAATTCCAAAAAAAGCAATCATAGAAATTCAAAAACTTTTTTTAGATGAAGCAAAAATATCTTACGATGATACAAATTTAGTAATTTCAAATGAACATACAAAATTCTTTACAAAATTAATAAATGGAAAATTCCCTGATTATGAAAGAATTATTCCAAATACATTAAAATACAATTTTCCATTACCTAAAAATGTATTAGTAGAATCTATAAAATTAGTAACATCACTTTTCTCAAATATTAAAATCACATTTAATTCAACTTCTATAATTTTTGAATCATTAGATGAAGATAGTGAAGCGAAAACTCAAATTGATATTGATTTAAATATTGAAAAAGAGTTTTATTTAGCAGTAAATGCAAAATATTTATTAGACTTTTTAAGTATGTCAAATAATGACAAAATCAAAATTGGTTTTAATGAATCAAATTTACCATTTTTACTAGAAGATGATAAATTTTTTACTATTGTAATGCCAATAGTTTTAGAAAAATAA
- the gyrB gene encoding DNA topoisomerase (ATP-hydrolyzing) subunit B, giving the protein MSQQEYGASNIKVLKGLEAVRKRPGMYIGDTNTNGLHHLVYEVVDNSIDEAMAGYCKNIKITMTKDHWIKVEDDGRGIPTAIHEGEGISAATVVLTVLHAGGKFDKDTYKVSGGLHGVGVSVVNALSKHLKMTIYREGKIHYQEFKCGIPQGPLEIIGDSPRKTGTTIEFLADDTIFEVTKYEFSVLAKRFREVAYLNSFISITLDNEITKTKEVYHFEGGIKQFVEDMNKDTPVCDAVAFNDTIDGVEVDIAVMYNDTYVEKTLSFVNNIRTIDGGTHEAGFKAGLTRSIVKYLNENAAAREKDTKITGDDVREGLIAVISVKVPEPQFEGQTKSKLGSSYVKAITQKLTGDALDKYFEENPTQAKAIMEKALMAARGREAAKKARDLTRKKDAMSVGTLPGKLAECQSKDPAIRELYLVEGDSAGGSAKQGRDRVFQAILPLKGKILNVEKSRLDKILKSDEIRNMITALGCGIGEDFDDEKIRYHKIIIMTDADVDGSHIQTLLLTFFFRFLRPVIERGYLYIAQPPLYRYKKGKNEIYLKDDTALSAFLIENGLESFSFEGLGYNDLLDLFKIVARYRGMLGQLGKRYSLLEVLKYLIENSDLVNLDFPTLYEKVKEYLDAKGYNILSKTILEDKIQLFVQTNEGLEELIIDEELFASPYFSEATYIYSKLVERDLTVFEGRDLLDILDDIETLAKKGAYIQRYKGLGEMNPEQLWETTMIPENRRLLRVKIEDAEVASDTFTLFMGDEVEPRRNYIEEHAKDVEHLDV; this is encoded by the coding sequence ATGAGTCAACAAGAATACGGCGCTAGTAACATTAAAGTTTTAAAAGGTCTTGAAGCAGTAAGAAAAAGACCAGGAATGTATATTGGTGATACTAATACAAATGGTTTACACCACTTAGTATATGAAGTAGTTGATAACTCAATTGATGAGGCTATGGCTGGATATTGTAAAAATATTAAAATTACAATGACTAAAGACCATTGGATTAAAGTAGAAGATGATGGAAGAGGTATTCCAACTGCTATTCATGAAGGTGAAGGAATAAGTGCAGCTACAGTTGTTTTAACAGTTCTTCACGCTGGTGGTAAATTTGATAAAGATACTTATAAAGTTTCAGGAGGACTTCATGGAGTTGGGGTTTCTGTTGTAAATGCTTTATCAAAACATTTAAAAATGACAATTTATAGAGAAGGAAAAATTCATTATCAAGAGTTTAAATGTGGTATTCCTCAAGGACCATTAGAAATAATTGGAGATAGTCCTAGAAAAACAGGAACAACAATTGAGTTTTTAGCTGATGATACAATTTTTGAAGTTACAAAATATGAGTTTTCAGTTTTAGCAAAAAGATTTAGAGAAGTTGCATATTTAAATTCATTTATTTCAATCACTTTAGATAATGAAATTACAAAAACAAAAGAAGTTTACCATTTTGAAGGTGGTATTAAACAATTTGTTGAAGATATGAATAAAGATACACCTGTTTGTGATGCAGTTGCATTTAATGATACTATTGATGGTGTTGAAGTTGATATTGCAGTTATGTATAATGATACTTATGTTGAAAAAACTTTGTCTTTTGTAAATAATATCAGAACAATTGATGGGGGAACTCATGAGGCTGGTTTTAAAGCGGGACTTACAAGAAGTATTGTTAAATATTTAAATGAAAATGCAGCAGCTAGAGAAAAAGATACAAAAATTACTGGTGATGATGTAAGAGAAGGATTAATTGCAGTTATTTCTGTAAAAGTTCCAGAACCTCAATTTGAAGGTCAAACTAAAAGTAAATTAGGTTCTTCTTATGTAAAAGCAATTACTCAAAAATTAACTGGTGATGCATTAGATAAATATTTTGAAGAAAATCCTACTCAAGCAAAAGCAATTATGGAAAAAGCATTAATGGCTGCACGAGGAAGAGAGGCTGCTAAAAAAGCTAGAGATTTGACTAGAAAAAAAGATGCTATGTCTGTGGGAACACTTCCAGGAAAATTAGCAGAATGTCAATCTAAAGACCCAGCTATCAGAGAATTATATCTTGTGGAAGGGGATTCTGCGGGTGGTTCAGCAAAACAAGGAAGAGATAGAGTTTTCCAAGCAATTTTACCATTAAAAGGTAAAATTTTAAATGTTGAAAAATCAAGGCTTGATAAAATTTTAAAATCAGATGAAATTAGAAATATGATTACAGCTTTAGGTTGTGGAATTGGTGAAGATTTTGATGATGAAAAAATTAGATATCATAAAATCATTATTATGACCGATGCCGATGTTGATGGTAGCCATATTCAAACTCTTTTATTAACATTCTTCTTTAGATTCTTAAGACCAGTTATAGAAAGAGGATATTTATATATAGCTCAACCACCACTTTATAGATATAAAAAAGGTAAAAATGAAATTTATCTAAAAGATGATACAGCTTTATCTGCATTTTTAATTGAAAATGGTTTAGAATCTTTTAGTTTTGAAGGACTTGGATATAACGATTTATTAGATTTATTTAAAATTGTAGCTAGATATAGAGGAATGCTAGGACAGCTTGGAAAAAGATACTCTTTATTAGAAGTTTTAAAATATTTAATTGAAAATAGTGATTTAGTAAATCTTGATTTTCCAACACTTTATGAAAAAGTAAAAGAGTATTTAGATGCTAAAGGTTATAACATTTTATCAAAAACAATTCTTGAAGATAAAATTCAATTATTTGTTCAAACAAATGAAGGTTTAGAAGAATTAATTATTGATGAAGAGTTATTTGCATCTCCATATTTTAGTGAAGCGACTTATATTTATAGTAAATTAGTTGAAAGAGATTTAACAGTATTTGAAGGAAGAGATTTACTTGATATTTTAGATGATATTGAAACATTAGCTAAAAAAGGTGCTTATATTCAAAGATATAAAGGTTTAGGAGAGATGAATCCTGAGCAATTATGGGAAACAACAATGATTCCTGAAAATAGAAGACTTTTAAGAGTTAAAATTGAAGATGCAGAAGTTGCAAGTGATACATTTACTCTATTTATGGGTGATGAAGTAGAACCTAGAAGAAATTATATTGAAGAACACGCAAAAGACGTTGAACACTTAGACGTTTAA
- a CDS encoding NAD(P)-binding domain-containing protein: MKDKIYDVVIIGGGPGGIGCAIEASAHKIGEILLIEKSDNHSNTIRKFYKDNKRVDKDYKGQVTTLQGNVDFFDGTKETTIDYFNDLLDNEKIDSIFNTEVEKIVRNEKTDLLEVHTSKGIIQTKNAIVAIGKMGKPNKPDYKIPPSIKPFVNFNLDHCSSNEKILVVGGGNSAAEYAYHLADENNNVTLVYRKATFSRLNDLNEELLRKYYGEEKLRLRMNTDIESLENEDGKVKVTFNDGFSVIYDRIIYAIGGTTPVDFLKACGIEVDEDLKPIFDEHQETTAKDIYVAGDIAFASGGSIAIALNHGYHIVNNILRKRGNIFAHTEKFSN, encoded by the coding sequence ATGAAAGATAAAATTTATGATGTCGTAATTATTGGTGGAGGTCCTGGTGGAATTGGTTGTGCTATTGAAGCATCTGCCCATAAAATAGGTGAAATCTTACTGATTGAAAAAAGTGATAATCACTCTAATACTATTAGAAAATTTTATAAAGATAATAAAAGAGTAGATAAAGATTACAAAGGACAAGTTACAACTTTACAAGGAAATGTTGATTTTTTTGATGGTACAAAAGAGACAACTATAGACTATTTCAATGATTTATTAGACAATGAAAAGATTGATTCTATATTTAATACAGAAGTTGAAAAAATAGTAAGAAATGAAAAAACTGATTTACTTGAAGTTCATACTTCAAAAGGAATAATCCAAACAAAAAATGCAATTGTTGCCATTGGAAAAATGGGAAAACCTAATAAACCTGATTATAAAATCCCACCTTCAATAAAACCTTTTGTTAATTTTAATTTAGACCACTGTTCATCAAATGAAAAAATATTAGTTGTTGGTGGTGGAAATAGTGCTGCTGAATATGCATATCATTTAGCAGATGAAAATAACAATGTAACTTTAGTTTATAGAAAAGCTACTTTTTCAAGATTAAATGATTTAAATGAAGAATTATTAAGAAAATACTATGGTGAAGAAAAGTTAAGACTTAGAATGAATACAGATATTGAATCATTAGAAAATGAAGATGGTAAAGTTAAAGTTACATTTAATGATGGTTTTAGCGTTATTTATGACAGAATTATTTATGCAATTGGAGGAACGACACCTGTTGATTTCCTAAAAGCCTGTGGAATAGAAGTTGACGAAGATTTAAAACCAATTTTTGATGAACACCAAGAAACAACCGCAAAAGATATATATGTAGCTGGAGATATTGCATTCGCTAGTGGTGGATCAATTGCTATTGCTTTAAATCATGGTTATCATATTGTGAATAATATTTTAAGAAAAAGAGGTAATATTTTTGCCCATACGGAAAAATTTTCAAATTAA
- the queF gene encoding preQ(1) synthase → MKYGEQEILDFNIDNEENFWPNKHEKNYVIDIELPEFMAKCPRSGYPDFATIKIQYTPNKRVIELKALKIYINSFMNRYISHENSANEIFDTLYTKLEPKWLKVIADFKPRGNVHTVIEIDSSKM, encoded by the coding sequence ATTAAATACGGTGAACAAGAGATTTTAGATTTTAATATAGATAATGAAGAAAATTTTTGGCCAAATAAACATGAAAAAAATTATGTAATAGATATTGAATTACCTGAATTTATGGCAAAATGTCCAAGAAGTGGTTACCCAGATTTTGCAACAATTAAAATTCAATATACTCCAAATAAAAGAGTAATAGAATTAAAAGCTTTAAAAATTTATATTAATTCATTTATGAATAGATATATTTCCCATGAAAATTCAGCAAATGAAATTTTTGATACTTTATATACAAAATTAGAACCAAAATGGTTAAAAGTTATTGCTGATTTTAAACCAAGAGGAAATGTACATACAGTTATAGAAATAGATAGTTCAAAAATGTAA
- a CDS encoding helix-turn-helix domain-containing protein, translating into MERLVTTSQAAEILGLSLQGIHYRIKKNQLKSIKKDGKIFVYVDDSKKVYQQEQKVEAIKQESNFNNYEAVIEVKNEQIELLKKSMKWMKKQYISEIFRLEKNQKRIIEVFNSEIKLLQSAFNEMRSIYKPQIEQKISEQKQNSGFIALKDFFILMKRENKSDKEIKHIIFEAIKNGDRRFIYNKIEKKLLILDSNFEDLI; encoded by the coding sequence TTGGAAAGATTAGTTACTACCTCACAAGCAGCTGAAATATTGGGCTTATCTTTACAAGGGATACATTATCGTATTAAAAAAAATCAATTAAAATCAATTAAAAAAGATGGGAAAATTTTTGTTTATGTTGATGATTCTAAAAAAGTTTATCAACAAGAACAAAAAGTTGAAGCTATAAAACAAGAATCAAATTTTAATAATTATGAAGCTGTTATAGAAGTAAAAAATGAGCAGATTGAACTTTTAAAAAAGTCTATGAAATGGATGAAAAAACAGTATATTTCAGAAATTTTTAGACTTGAAAAAAATCAAAAAAGAATAATTGAAGTGTTCAATTCGGAAATAAAACTTTTACAAAGTGCTTTTAATGAAATGCGTTCTATTTATAAACCTCAAATTGAACAAAAAATATCAGAACAAAAACAAAATAGTGGTTTTATAGCTTTAAAAGATTTTTTTATTCTAATGAAAAGAGAAAATAAAAGTGATAAAGAGATAAAGCACATTATTTTTGAAGCAATTAAAAATGGCGATAGAAGATTTATTTATAATAAAATAGAAAAAAAATTATTGATTTTAGATTCAAATTTTGAGGATTTGATTTAA
- a CDS encoding YqaA family protein, whose translation MTYLILFISAFLSATLLPFGSEALLIYNISVGYDIYLLLFFATLGNSLGSILNYYLGLKGEEYLIEKKLLKEKYIDISKRYFDKYGFLSILFAWVPIIGDPITFVAGVLRYDFKKFVILIIISKFSRYLFIALII comes from the coding sequence ATGACCTATTTAATACTCTTCATATCAGCTTTTTTATCAGCAACATTACTTCCTTTTGGAAGTGAAGCTTTATTAATTTATAATATTTCAGTTGGATATGATATTTATTTATTACTCTTTTTTGCAACATTAGGAAATAGTTTAGGTTCTATTTTAAACTATTATTTGGGATTAAAGGGTGAAGAGTATTTAATAGAAAAAAAACTTTTAAAAGAAAAATATATAGATATTTCAAAAAGATATTTTGATAAATACGGATTTTTATCTATTTTATTTGCTTGGGTTCCAATAATTGGTGATCCTATTACCTTTGTAGCAGGAGTTTTAAGATATGATTTTAAAAAATTTGTTATTTTGATTATAATTTCGAAATTTTCAAGATATCTTTTTATTGCTTTGATAATTTAA
- a CDS encoding YbfB/YjiJ family MFS transporter — MNRLLDKNDNLSIIIAGMFAIIIGLGVARFAFTSLIPFMLEDYLNITFAGILASLNFAGYLAGSILSIFIKDINQKVVLFRVGIFLAIISTLVLGFSTNETLWIIARIVAGFAGAMAFVVGSAIVMMKLQIESKTKVMGIHFSGIGFSILTTDLISRYVLSSGGTWQDSWIILAICATILSFYSIYILSFDEKVKQNVVKHKFDTSIFSIFVIILIMAYFTEGVGFVVQGTFLPDIINNLPGLEGYGNITWTLVGLAGIPSCIIWMRLAHKYGSINIIIIALLLQTIGILIPTFTNNIYLNLLSGVFYGGTFVGLVGLFMNLGGQLAKNNPVVLMGALTTSYGIGQVIAPLYSVYLIERYGNYDYALYLTAFIVFGGVLLLLIAKKFQTQRV, encoded by the coding sequence ATGAACAGACTTTTAGATAAAAATGATAATTTATCAATTATTATAGCTGGTATGTTTGCGATAATTATTGGATTAGGTGTTGCAAGATTTGCTTTTACTTCTTTGATACCTTTTATGCTTGAAGATTATTTAAACATTACATTTGCAGGAATTTTAGCTTCATTAAATTTTGCTGGGTATTTAGCAGGTTCGATTTTATCTATATTTATAAAAGATATTAATCAAAAGGTAGTTTTATTTAGAGTAGGTATCTTTTTAGCAATCATTTCAACTTTGGTTTTAGGTTTTAGTACAAATGAAACTTTATGGATTATTGCAAGAATAGTTGCAGGATTTGCAGGAGCAATGGCTTTTGTTGTAGGTTCTGCTATTGTAATGATGAAGTTACAAATAGAGAGTAAAACAAAAGTAATGGGAATTCATTTTAGTGGAATTGGGTTTTCTATTCTAACAACAGATTTAATAAGTAGGTATGTTTTAAGTTCAGGAGGAACTTGGCAAGATTCTTGGATAATTCTAGCTATTTGTGCAACTATACTATCTTTTTATTCAATTTATATTTTAAGTTTTGATGAAAAAGTAAAGCAAAATGTAGTAAAACATAAATTTGATACTTCAATTTTTTCTATTTTTGTGATTATTTTAATTATGGCTTACTTTACTGAAGGTGTAGGATTTGTTGTACAGGGAACATTTTTACCTGATATTATAAATAATCTTCCAGGACTAGAGGGATATGGAAATATAACTTGGACATTAGTAGGACTTGCTGGTATTCCTTCTTGTATTATTTGGATGAGATTAGCTCATAAATATGGAAGTATAAATATTATTATAATTGCACTTTTACTTCAAACAATTGGAATTTTAATACCAACTTTTACTAATAATATTTATTTAAATCTTTTAAGTGGAGTATTTTATGGTGGAACTTTTGTTGGATTAGTTGGATTATTTATGAATTTAGGTGGGCAATTAGCTAAAAATAATCCAGTAGTTTTGATGGGAGCATTAACTACTTCTTATGGAATAGGACAAGTTATAGCTCCACTTTATAGTGTTTACTTAATTGAAAGATATGGAAATTATGATTATGCCTTGTATTTAACAGCATTTATTGTTTTTGGTGGAGTTTTATTGTTGTTAATTGCAAAAAAATTTCAAACCCAAAGAGTTTAA
- a CDS encoding RluA family pseudouridine synthase yields the protein MPFTLKKHKAIVGKKIQIFLIQELGIEPKVGQRLTSKGRIFDENMNTINTGDTIPTEYIYIAVFEGATRGLKPLVEFSDFAIFDKPTNLMVHPISKNTPYSLLDEIRYHFGEDANLIHRIDAETSGLVIVGKNKKSEIELKDMFQEKKYHKSYLAIVQGKIKEEIKIDKGLDREGLAIGVRMKVCDDGKESITIIKPIKYNKEKDLTLIEAIPLTGRQHQIRVHLYSIGHTILGDPIYGIDDVNAENYLNKTLSEEDRFKVTKSNRLWLHANYLEFTFKDVTYKIFSKNRDIYKEFE from the coding sequence TTGCCATTCACACTAAAAAAACATAAAGCAATTGTAGGTAAAAAAATTCAAATTTTCTTAATTCAAGAGTTAGGAATAGAACCAAAAGTAGGGCAAAGACTAACATCAAAAGGAAGAATTTTTGATGAAAATATGAATACAATAAATACAGGAGATACAATACCTACAGAATATATTTATATTGCTGTTTTTGAGGGTGCGACAAGGGGTTTAAAACCCTTAGTAGAGTTTAGTGATTTTGCAATATTTGATAAACCAACAAACCTTATGGTTCATCCCATTTCAAAAAATACTCCTTACTCTTTACTCGATGAAATTCGTTATCATTTTGGAGAAGATGCAAATTTAATTCATAGAATAGATGCAGAAACTTCTGGTCTTGTAATAGTAGGAAAAAACAAAAAAAGTGAAATTGAATTAAAAGATATGTTTCAAGAAAAAAAATATCATAAATCATATCTTGCAATTGTTCAAGGAAAGATAAAAGAAGAGATAAAAATTGATAAAGGTTTAGATAGAGAAGGCTTAGCAATTGGCGTTAGAATGAAAGTTTGTGATGATGGAAAAGAATCAATTACAATCATAAAACCTATTAAATATAATAAAGAAAAAGATTTAACACTTATTGAAGCAATACCGCTTACAGGAAGACAACATCAAATAAGAGTTCATTTATATTCAATTGGTCACACTATTTTAGGTGACCCAATTTATGGAATTGACGATGTTAATGCCGAAAACTATCTAAATAAAACTTTAAGTGAAGAAGATAGATTTAAAGTTACAAAATCTAATAGATTATGGCTTCATGCAAACTATTTAGAGTTTACTTTTAAAGATGTCACTTATAAAATTTTCTCTAAAAACAGAGATATTTACAAAGAGTTTGAATAA
- the purB gene encoding adenylosuccinate lyase, protein MVERYAREQMSSKWTQQARYAAWLEVEKAAVKAWNKLGLIPDEDCEKIVKNATFSVERIEEIEAITKHDLIAFNTSVSESLGEESRWFHYGMTSSDAVDTGVALQMRDSLEIIIEDVKMLMESIKIRAYEHKMTLMVGRSHGIHGEPITFGLTLAVWYDEVARHLKNLEETMDVIAVGQISGAMGNFAHAPLELEEYAMAELGLKPEPCSNQVIHRDRYARLATSLALLASSVEKFAVQVRHLQRTEVYEAEEYFAKGQKGSSAMPHKRNPILTENITGLARMIRAYVTPALENVALWHERDISHSSTERFWLPDAFITTDFMLHRMNSVIANLTVMPENMMKNLNLTGGLVFSQRVLLELPLAGVSREDAYRIVQRNAMKVWEEIQQGKSTTNEKGESLYLQYLLADEELRNSLSEEQIRECFNFDYYTKNVDKIFERVFNK, encoded by the coding sequence ATGGTTGAAAGATACGCAAGAGAGCAAATGAGTTCAAAATGGACACAACAAGCTAGATATGCAGCTTGGTTAGAAGTTGAAAAAGCAGCTGTTAAAGCTTGGAATAAATTAGGTCTTATTCCAGATGAAGATTGCGAAAAGATAGTAAAAAATGCTACTTTTTCAGTTGAAAGAATTGAAGAGATAGAAGCTATTACAAAACACGACTTAATTGCATTTAATACAAGCGTATCAGAATCTTTAGGTGAAGAATCAAGATGGTTTCACTATGGTATGACTTCTTCAGATGCAGTAGATACAGGTGTTGCACTTCAAATGAGAGACTCTTTAGAAATTATTATTGAAGATGTAAAAATGCTTATGGAATCTATAAAAATAAGAGCTTATGAACATAAAATGACTTTAATGGTTGGAAGAAGTCATGGAATTCATGGTGAGCCAATAACTTTTGGTTTAACTTTAGCTGTTTGGTATGATGAAGTGGCACGACATTTAAAAAATCTTGAAGAGACAATGGATGTTATTGCTGTTGGACAAATTTCAGGAGCTATGGGAAATTTTGCCCACGCACCACTTGAACTTGAAGAGTATGCAATGGCTGAACTTGGATTAAAACCTGAGCCTTGTAGTAATCAAGTTATTCATAGAGATAGATATGCTAGACTTGCTACATCTTTAGCATTATTAGCATCTTCTGTTGAAAAATTTGCGGTGCAAGTGCGACATTTACAAAGAACAGAAGTTTATGAAGCTGAAGAGTATTTTGCAAAAGGGCAAAAAGGAAGTTCTGCAATGCCTCATAAAAGAAATCCAATCTTAACAGAAAATATTACTGGACTTGCAAGAATGATTAGAGCTTATGTGACACCTGCTTTAGAAAATGTAGCTTTATGGCATGAAAGAGATATTTCACACTCTTCAACAGAAAGATTTTGGTTACCAGATGCATTTATTACAACCGATTTTATGTTACATAGAATGAATAGTGTAATTGCAAACTTAACTGTAATGCCTGAAAATATGATGAAAAATCTTAACTTAACAGGTGGATTAGTATTCTCTCAAAGAGTTTTATTAGAGTTACCACTTGCTGGTGTAAGTAGAGAAGATGCTTATAGAATTGTTCAAAGAAATGCTATGAAAGTTTGGGAAGAGATACAACAAGGAAAATCAACTACAAATGAAAAAGGTGAATCTTTATATCTTCAATATTTATTAGCAGATGAAGAATTAAGAAATTCATTAAGCGAAGAGCAAATAAGAGAATGTTTTAATTTTGATTATTACACAAAAAATGTAGACAAAATTTTTGAAAGAGTATTCAATAAATAA